One stretch of Prunus persica cultivar Lovell chromosome G1, Prunus_persica_NCBIv2, whole genome shotgun sequence DNA includes these proteins:
- the LOC18791298 gene encoding adenylate isopentenyltransferase 5, chloroplastic, producing MRIFMPACKQGQPMVSFQGPPGLPSINMDPFFRRKDKVVFVMGATGTGKSRLAIDLATFHRAEIINSDKMQVYKGLDIVTNKVTEEECRGIPHHLLGQIDPNFNFTANDFKQHASLAIESILERDRLPIIAGGSNSYIEALVDDHPEFRMKYECCFIWVDVALPVLNSFVSERVDRMVKAGLVDEVRRMFDSTAEAEYTHGIRKAIGMPELDEYLRSEACGINDEETQERLLQTAISKIKENTCILAHRQLKKIRRLCSRRNWNMHRLDATEVFLKHRVEADQAWEKHVARPAKRMVGNFLVDPMPTILPSDTLATATTTTTTTVLATSMPAVATATR from the coding sequence ATGAGAATTTTCATGCCTGCCTGCAAGCAAGGACAGCCTATGGTGAGCTTCCAAGGCCCTCCTGGCTTGCCCAGCATCAACATGGATCCTTTTTTCCGGCGAAAAGATAAGGTTGTTTTTGTAATGGGAGCCACCGGGACTGGCAAGTCCAGGCTTGCCATAGACCTCGCAACCTTTCACCGTGCTGAGATTATAAACTCGGACAAAATGCAAGTCTACAAGGGCTTGGACATCGTCACCAACAAAGTCACTGAAGAGGAGTGTAGAGGCATACCTCATCACTTGCTTGGACAAATAGATCCAAACTTCAACTTCACAGCCAATGATTTCAAGCAGCATGCATCCTTGGCTATCGAATCGATCTTGGAGCGCGACAGGCTCCCCATCATCGCCGGTGGCTCGAATTCCTACATCGAAGCTCTGGTGGACGACCACCCCGAGTTCAGAATGAAGTACGAGTGTTGCTTTATATGGGTAGATGTGGCGCTGCCGGTGCTCAACTCTTTTGTATCGGAGAGAGTGGATCGGATGGTGAAGGCGGGTTTGGTGGATGAGGTGAGGAGAATGTTCGATTCCACTGCTGAAGCAGAATATACTCACGGAATCAGGAAGGCTATAGGCATGCCTGAATTGGATGAGTATTTGCGGAGCGAGGCTTGTGGTATCAACGATGAGGAAACGCAAGAGAGGCTTCTTCAAACAGCTATTtctaaaattaaagaaaacacttGCATTTTGGCACACCGCCAATTGAAAAAGATTCGTCGGCTCTGCAGCCGACGAAACTGGAACATGCATCGCCTCGACGCCACAGAAGTATTCTTAAAGCACCGCGTGGAGGCTGATCAAGCATGGGAAAAACACGTGGCAAGACCCGCCAAGAGGATGGTTGGTAACTTCCTTGTAGACCCAATGCCCACAATTCTTCCATCCGACACTCTTGCCACCGctaccaccactaccaccactaCCGTTCTTGCCACATCTATGCCCGCCGTCGCCACCGCAACCCGTTAG